Proteins from a genomic interval of Rhizobium favelukesii:
- a CDS encoding aldehyde dehydrogenase family protein produces the protein MTAAKLHIKTSLAPISVHSPYDGALLGSVDATDPAEINHLLETARRGATVSRNLPRHKRANILEGAARIVESRRDGFAETIVREAGKTIVQARKEVLRCVNTLKLSAEEAKRNAGEIVPFDAYTGSEQRQGWFTREPLGIITAITPYNDPLNLVAHKLGPAIAGGNSVLLKPSNLTPFSAIKLVEALREAGLPQEVITAIHGDRELVTALISAREVRMVSFTGGFAAGEAISRAAGLKKLAMELGGNAPVIVMNDCEFDKAVEGCVSGAFWAAGQNCIGAQRILIQAELYNRFRDALIAATSKLKAGDPRQEDTDVGPMISKQVAERAEAAVTEAIKAGAKLLCGHRREGSLYHPTVLEGTPLTCRLWHEEVFAPVVMLAPFGTFDEAIEMANDPDYSLHAGIFTSDLNVALDAANRIEAGGVMINDSSDYRFDAMPFGGFKYGSMGREGVRFAYEDMTQPKVVCINRG, from the coding sequence ATGACTGCCGCCAAACTCCATATCAAAACCAGCCTGGCGCCGATCTCTGTTCACAGTCCTTATGATGGGGCGCTGCTTGGATCGGTCGATGCAACCGATCCTGCGGAGATCAATCATCTACTGGAAACCGCTCGCCGCGGCGCCACGGTCTCGCGCAATCTGCCCAGGCACAAACGTGCGAACATCCTGGAGGGTGCCGCACGGATCGTCGAGAGCCGTCGTGACGGGTTCGCGGAGACCATCGTTCGCGAAGCCGGAAAGACTATCGTCCAGGCACGGAAGGAAGTGCTTCGCTGCGTCAACACGCTGAAGCTTTCAGCGGAAGAAGCAAAGCGCAACGCCGGTGAGATCGTGCCCTTCGATGCCTACACCGGATCGGAACAACGCCAAGGCTGGTTCACCCGCGAGCCGCTCGGCATCATCACGGCCATCACCCCATACAACGATCCGCTGAACCTTGTTGCTCATAAGCTCGGCCCGGCTATCGCTGGCGGCAATTCCGTGCTGCTCAAACCGTCGAACCTCACTCCCTTTTCCGCGATCAAGCTGGTCGAAGCGCTGCGTGAAGCCGGCCTGCCTCAGGAGGTCATTACCGCCATTCATGGCGACAGGGAGCTGGTCACCGCTCTGATCTCTGCACGCGAGGTGCGGATGGTGTCCTTTACCGGCGGCTTTGCCGCGGGCGAGGCGATCAGCCGTGCGGCTGGCCTGAAAAAGCTCGCCATGGAGCTCGGCGGCAATGCGCCTGTGATCGTCATGAATGACTGCGAGTTCGACAAGGCGGTCGAAGGTTGCGTCTCCGGTGCCTTCTGGGCGGCGGGCCAAAACTGCATCGGTGCGCAGCGCATCCTGATCCAAGCCGAACTTTACAATCGTTTCCGCGATGCCCTTATTGCCGCGACGTCCAAGCTCAAGGCCGGCGATCCCCGGCAGGAGGACACCGACGTCGGCCCGATGATCTCCAAACAGGTGGCTGAACGCGCCGAGGCAGCTGTCACGGAGGCCATCAAAGCAGGGGCGAAGCTGCTTTGCGGGCACCGTCGCGAGGGATCCCTGTATCACCCGACCGTCCTCGAAGGCACGCCGCTGACCTGCCGACTGTGGCATGAGGAAGTGTTCGCGCCCGTGGTCATGCTTGCGCCCTTCGGCACGTTCGATGAAGCGATCGAGATGGCCAACGATCCGGACTACAGCCTGCATGCCGGCATCTTCACCAGCGATCTCAATGTCGCGCTTGACGCAGCCAATCGGATCGAAGCGGGTGGCGTGATGATCAACGACTCCTCCGATTACCGCTTCGATGCCATGCCCTTCGGCGGCTTCAAATACGGCAGCATGGGTCGCGAGGGTGTCCGCTTCGCCTACGAGGATATGACCCAGCCAAAGGTCGTCTGCATCAATCGGGGGTGA
- a CDS encoding aspartate aminotransferase family protein, with translation MTINIKDISEKDRNSVLHPFTQLKDFASGKLGEPTIVETGKGIRIQDAHGNQLIDGFAGLYCVNVGYGRTEVAEAISHQAYRLAYYHSYAAHTTDELAVLSDRLVKMAPGKMSKVFYGMSGSDANETQAKLVWYYNNLRGKPTKKKIISRERGYHGCSVVSGSMTGMSFYHDHMDLPLSQIVHTGAPHHYWGANSGETEREFSARRAAELDQLIERLGPDNVGGFIAEPVLGTGGITPPPEGYWEAIQAVLKRHDVLLIADEVITGFGRTGSMFGSQYYGIEPDLITVAKGLTSAYFPLSAAIVGEKVYQVLEDGADKVGAFSHGYTYSGHPIGAAAANAVLDIVEKEDLPGNAREVGAYFQAQIKEKFAQLPIVGEVRGVGLMGAIEFVGVRESKTRFDPSLKVGARVSRSARDRGLIARAMPHGDILGFAPPLVTTTEEIDEIVSIAEKAVRSVMDELVRDGQKV, from the coding sequence ATGACCATCAACATCAAAGACATCAGCGAGAAGGACCGCAACAGCGTTCTGCATCCGTTCACGCAGCTGAAGGATTTTGCCAGCGGTAAGCTTGGCGAACCGACCATCGTCGAGACCGGCAAGGGAATCCGCATCCAGGATGCGCATGGCAACCAGCTGATCGACGGTTTTGCCGGCCTCTACTGCGTGAATGTCGGGTATGGCCGCACGGAGGTGGCCGAGGCGATCTCGCATCAGGCGTACCGCTTGGCTTACTACCACTCTTATGCAGCGCATACGACCGACGAGTTGGCGGTTCTGTCTGATCGCCTGGTGAAGATGGCGCCAGGCAAGATGAGCAAGGTGTTTTACGGCATGTCCGGTTCGGACGCCAACGAGACCCAGGCCAAGCTGGTCTGGTACTACAACAACCTGCGCGGCAAGCCGACGAAGAAGAAGATCATCTCGCGTGAGCGCGGCTATCATGGTTGCAGCGTCGTCTCCGGCTCGATGACCGGCATGAGTTTCTATCACGACCATATGGACCTGCCGCTGTCGCAGATTGTGCATACCGGCGCGCCGCACCACTATTGGGGTGCGAATTCAGGTGAAACGGAGCGCGAGTTCTCGGCGCGCCGCGCGGCTGAGCTCGACCAGTTGATCGAGCGTTTGGGGCCCGACAATGTCGGCGGTTTCATCGCCGAGCCGGTGCTTGGCACCGGCGGCATCACACCGCCGCCGGAAGGCTACTGGGAGGCCATCCAGGCGGTGCTGAAAAGGCACGACGTGCTGCTGATCGCTGACGAGGTGATCACCGGCTTCGGCCGTACCGGCTCCATGTTCGGTTCGCAGTACTACGGCATCGAGCCCGACCTGATCACCGTCGCCAAAGGCTTGACCTCGGCCTACTTCCCGCTGTCAGCCGCGATCGTCGGTGAGAAGGTTTATCAGGTGCTGGAAGACGGAGCCGACAAGGTCGGTGCCTTCTCGCATGGCTATACCTATTCCGGCCATCCGATCGGTGCAGCTGCTGCCAATGCCGTGCTGGACATTGTCGAGAAGGAAGATCTGCCCGGCAATGCCCGCGAAGTTGGTGCCTATTTCCAGGCGCAGATCAAGGAGAAGTTTGCCCAGCTGCCGATCGTCGGCGAAGTGCGTGGCGTTGGTCTGATGGGGGCAATCGAGTTCGTCGGTGTCCGCGAAAGCAAGACCCGCTTCGATCCGTCGCTCAAAGTCGGTGCTCGCGTCTCCAGGTCCGCTCGTGACCGCGGCCTGATTGCGCGCGCCATGCCGCATGGAGACATCCTCGGCTTTGCCCCACCGCTGGTCACCACAACGGAGGAGATCGACGAGATCGTCTCGATTGCCGAGAAGGCTGTTCGCTCCGTCATGGACGAACTGGTTCGCGACGGCCAGAAGGTCTGA
- a CDS encoding DUF5372 family protein, producing MRVTHPFHPLFGRQLPCVGKRSNLQGERLLLQTDDGAIWPLPPQWTDLVSIDPEVLASNGRALLLVSNLMELASMVEHLCGRLAARSRAECKDNYAADVNEIMPQETRNERYIPLFTPHVLD from the coding sequence GTGCGGGTCACGCACCCATTTCATCCCCTTTTCGGACGGCAGCTGCCCTGCGTTGGTAAGCGAAGTAACTTGCAGGGCGAACGGTTGCTGTTGCAGACCGACGATGGCGCCATATGGCCGCTTCCCCCTCAATGGACTGATCTTGTCAGCATTGATCCAGAAGTTCTCGCGAGCAACGGGCGCGCTCTCTTGCTGGTTTCGAACTTGATGGAACTTGCCAGCATGGTGGAACACCTTTGTGGCAGGTTGGCAGCGCGGTCGCGAGCGGAGTGTAAGGATAATTATGCCGCTGATGTAAACGAGATTATGCCGCAAGAGACTCGCAATGAGCGATACATCCCACTTTTCACGCCACATGTCCTTGATTAA
- a CDS encoding helix-turn-helix domain-containing protein, producing the protein MPAKYGGKRSRMGALIDEGTFNPNSEKVRDPKFRGSEFFDPHDAVQVKYEMLRRVSIDNVSVTDASDEYGVSRPTYYQAKANFDLTGIAGLVPAKPGPRGPHKVDDKVLAFLQARLVPGEPVHARELAKLVRNELDIALHPRTIERVLKKRSARRYHGTGMFIA; encoded by the coding sequence ATGCCTGCGAAGTACGGCGGCAAGCGATCAAGGATGGGTGCCCTCATCGACGAGGGCACCTTCAATCCAAATTCCGAGAAGGTACGCGACCCGAAGTTCCGCGGCAGCGAGTTCTTCGATCCGCACGACGCCGTGCAGGTCAAATACGAGATGCTGCGGCGCGTCTCCATCGACAACGTCTCGGTAACGGACGCTTCCGACGAGTATGGTGTTTCCAGGCCAACCTACTACCAGGCCAAGGCGAACTTCGACCTGACCGGGATTGCCGGACTGGTGCCGGCAAAGCCGGGTCCCCGCGGGCCCCACAAGGTCGACGACAAAGTCCTGGCATTTCTGCAGGCGAGGCTGGTTCCGGGCGAACCCGTTCATGCACGCGAGCTCGCCAAGCTGGTCCGCAACGAACTCGATATCGCACTACATCCCAGGACGATCGAGCGGGTATTAAAAAAACGATCCGCTAGACGTTACCACGGGACCGGCATGTTCATTGCCTGA
- a CDS encoding recombinase family protein translates to MSEAELHVIKARLRGGILNKARRGEFRCPLPTGMVYDHSGNVALDPDMQVRETIAHFFETFSRVGSASQTVKAFRQEGILFPSRLHDSQTVFRPLTPSTAMRVLHNPRYAGAYAYGRRRYRRTIDGKRIVREQASDDWTACIPDAHPGYINWEQHQENLRILKSNICHKWNAAVASPPREGSALLQGRAVCGQCGRHFHMRYAARRGRQEAWYVCDRARSNRGEPLCQAIAAPPVDEAIGMLIAEQMTPAAIELSIEVRKEIEARHEEADRLRCRAIERAQTEADLAQRRFMLVDPNNRLVADTLEGEWNGKLRILANAREERERGREHDQFILDKAVHERLVAMTADFKKLWTNPETPNRERKRLLAHIIEDVTLLKLPKRGTTKAHIRFKGGKTQTLVTISPKSPSQQIKTNPDINRIDRQTPR, encoded by the coding sequence ATGAGTGAGGCCGAACTACATGTGATCAAGGCACGGCTGCGCGGCGGCATCCTCAACAAGGCGCGCCGCGGCGAGTTTCGTTGCCCACTGCCAACCGGCATGGTCTACGATCATTCCGGCAATGTGGCGCTTGATCCAGACATGCAAGTCAGAGAGACGATCGCCCATTTCTTCGAGACGTTCTCTCGCGTCGGATCCGCCTCCCAGACCGTCAAGGCCTTTCGTCAGGAAGGCATTCTCTTTCCCTCCCGCTTGCACGACAGCCAGACGGTTTTCCGGCCACTGACGCCTTCGACGGCGATGCGCGTGCTGCACAATCCACGTTACGCCGGAGCCTATGCCTATGGCCGCCGTCGCTATCGACGAACCATTGATGGCAAGAGGATCGTGCGTGAACAAGCTAGTGACGATTGGACGGCGTGTATTCCAGATGCCCATCCCGGCTATATCAATTGGGAGCAGCATCAGGAGAATCTGAGGATTCTAAAGTCGAACATCTGCCATAAATGGAACGCGGCGGTCGCATCACCTCCGCGGGAGGGCTCGGCGCTGCTGCAGGGGCGGGCCGTGTGTGGGCAGTGCGGCAGGCATTTTCACATGCGCTACGCTGCTCGACGCGGTCGGCAGGAAGCTTGGTACGTTTGTGATCGCGCCCGTAGCAATCGCGGTGAACCCTTGTGCCAGGCGATCGCTGCACCTCCCGTCGACGAAGCCATCGGCATGCTGATCGCCGAGCAGATGACGCCGGCGGCCATCGAACTGTCGATTGAAGTCCGCAAGGAGATCGAAGCGCGACATGAAGAAGCGGACCGGCTGCGCTGTCGCGCGATCGAGCGTGCCCAAACGGAAGCCGATCTCGCCCAGCGCCGTTTCATGCTCGTCGATCCCAATAACCGCCTCGTCGCCGACACGCTCGAAGGCGAATGGAATGGGAAGCTCCGCATCCTGGCTAACGCCCGCGAAGAGCGCGAGCGCGGCCGGGAGCACGATCAATTCATCCTCGATAAGGCCGTCCACGAGCGGTTGGTCGCAATGACGGCGGACTTCAAAAAGCTCTGGACCAATCCAGAGACCCCGAACCGCGAGCGAAAGCGCCTGCTTGCCCACATCATTGAGGACGTCACCCTCCTCAAACTACCCAAGAGAGGCACAACCAAGGCTCATATTCGCTTCAAGGGCGGTAAAACGCAGACGCTCGTCACCATCAGCCCAAAATCGCCCAGCCAGCAGATCAAGACGAACCCCGACATCAATCGAATTGATCGACAAACTCCTCGATAA
- the tnpA gene encoding IS66-like element accessory protein TnpA: MVGDRADAMLEVMDEGIHDARHEGKYRRIEVITGRRQRRNWTDEEKARILAESAEPDVNISAVARRWGVNRGLLNVWRRDAGLTSRRSAKICAQRAMFVPVTVVGDRTSPESLPSDAAHFAAGRIEIEIAGARLTMIGSVAPELAQAVVTALRGSR, translated from the coding sequence ATGGTTGGAGATCGCGCTGATGCCATGCTTGAAGTCATGGATGAAGGCATACATGACGCCAGGCATGAGGGAAAATATCGTCGGATCGAGGTGATCACCGGTCGTCGCCAGCGGCGGAATTGGACTGACGAGGAGAAGGCGCGCATCCTTGCGGAAAGCGCGGAACCTGATGTGAACATCTCGGCTGTTGCTCGGCGCTGGGGCGTCAATCGCGGTTTGCTGAATGTTTGGCGTCGGGATGCCGGGCTGACCTCTCGTCGTTCGGCCAAGATCTGCGCGCAGCGGGCGATGTTCGTGCCGGTGACCGTGGTTGGCGATCGAACGTCGCCCGAGAGCTTGCCGTCGGATGCCGCCCACTTCGCCGCAGGTCGGATTGAGATCGAGATTGCTGGCGCACGCCTGACCATGATCGGCTCGGTGGCGCCCGAGTTGGCGCAAGCGGTAGTAACGGCGTTGCGGGGTAGCCGGTGA